A genomic window from Candidatus Deferrimicrobium borealis includes:
- the purF gene encoding amidophosphoribosyltransferase has product MSDSWHDECGVFGIHGHPEASNMAYLGLYALQHRGQESAGIASSDGERIIFHKEMGLVADIFSEEILARLPGHTAIGHVRYSTTGSSELKNAQPLVVDFESGSIAIAHNGNLVNAQELKRELEVEGSIFQSSMDTEVIVHLIARSRKERIEDRIVDALNQVRGAYSLLFMTRDKLIGVRDPHGIRPLALGKMKGEGGGTVITSESCALDLIEAEYLREVEPGEMIVVDARGTHSHRPFLPAVEHFCIFEYIYFARPDSIMGGTCIYEVRKALGRQLAMECPAAADVVIPVPDSGVPAALGFSEASGIPFEMGLIRNHYVGRTFIEPQQSIRHFGVKIKLNAVRSVVAGKRVVVVDDSIVRGTTGRKIIKMIRAAGATEVHFRISSPPTCYPCFYGIDTPHRRDLIAATHTEEESNTYLTSDSLGYLSTEGLHACVPNRNTNYCDACFSGNYPVPLALEDPGEQLPLFRGSVRV; this is encoded by the coding sequence ATGTCCGACAGCTGGCACGACGAGTGCGGCGTCTTCGGGATCCACGGGCATCCCGAGGCGTCCAACATGGCGTACCTCGGTCTCTACGCGCTGCAGCACCGGGGCCAGGAGAGCGCGGGGATCGCCAGTTCCGACGGCGAACGGATCATCTTCCACAAAGAGATGGGGCTGGTCGCCGACATCTTCTCCGAGGAGATCCTCGCCCGGCTGCCGGGGCACACTGCGATCGGGCACGTCCGGTACTCCACGACGGGCAGCTCGGAGCTGAAAAACGCCCAGCCGCTGGTGGTGGACTTCGAGTCCGGTTCCATCGCCATCGCCCACAACGGCAACCTGGTGAACGCCCAGGAGCTGAAGCGGGAGCTCGAGGTCGAAGGCTCCATCTTCCAGTCCTCGATGGACACCGAGGTCATCGTCCACCTCATCGCCCGCTCCAGGAAGGAGCGGATCGAGGATCGCATCGTCGACGCGCTGAACCAGGTCCGCGGCGCGTATTCCCTCCTCTTCATGACGCGCGACAAGCTGATCGGGGTGCGCGACCCGCACGGGATCCGGCCGCTGGCCCTCGGGAAGATGAAGGGGGAAGGCGGGGGGACGGTCATCACCTCCGAGTCGTGCGCGCTCGACCTGATCGAGGCGGAGTATTTGCGGGAGGTCGAACCGGGAGAGATGATCGTCGTCGACGCCCGGGGGACGCACTCCCACCGGCCGTTCCTCCCGGCGGTCGAGCACTTCTGCATCTTCGAATACATCTACTTCGCCCGTCCCGACTCGATCATGGGCGGCACCTGCATCTACGAGGTCCGCAAGGCGCTCGGGCGCCAGTTGGCGATGGAGTGCCCGGCGGCTGCCGATGTCGTCATCCCCGTGCCCGACTCGGGCGTCCCGGCGGCGCTGGGGTTCTCCGAGGCGTCCGGGATCCCCTTCGAGATGGGCCTCATCCGGAACCACTACGTGGGTCGAACCTTCATCGAGCCGCAGCAGTCGATCCGCCACTTCGGCGTGAAGATCAAGCTGAATGCCGTCCGCAGCGTGGTCGCGGGGAAACGGGTCGTGGTGGTGGACGACTCGATCGTGCGGGGGACGACCGGGCGCAAGATCATCAAGATGATCCGGGCGGCCGGGGCGACGGAGGTCCACTTCCGCATCAGCTCCCCCCCGACGTGCTACCCGTGCTTCTACGGGATCGACACTCCGCATCGGCGGGATCTGATCGCCGCGACCCACACGGAGGAGGAGAGCAACACCTACCTCACCTCCGACAGCCTCGGGTATCTCAGCACGGAGGGCCTCCACGCCTGCGTGCCGAACAGGAACACGAACTACTGCGACGCCTGTTTCTCGGGGAACTACCCGGTTCCGCTCGCGTTGGAGGATCCCGGGGAGCAGTTGCCGCTGTTCCGGGGCTCGGTCCGGGTCTGA
- the purL gene encoding phosphoribosylformylglycinamidine synthase subunit PurL gives MKEKPVTPELAREHGLSPAEYGTVLGILGRTPSLTELGIFSVMWSEHCSYKSSRVHLKKFPTKGPRVLQGPGENAGIVDIGDGLAVVFKMESHNHPSFIEPYQGAATGVGGILRDVFTMGARPIASLNSLRFGRPDHPRTRYLVSGVVSGIAGYGNCIGVPTVGGEVSFDECYDGNILVNAFTLGVVRHERIWLGTAAGVGNPVIYVGSKTGRDGIHGATMASGEFDEKSEEKRPTVQVGDPFTEKLLLEACLELMRGDAIVGIQDMGAAGLTSSSFEMASRGGSGFLMDLDRVPQREEGMTPYELMLSESQERMLIVAKKGREGEVRGIFEKWDLDVSVIGEVTGDGIGRVRWRGRMVAEIPIAALTDKAPVYDRPAERPEGQDALQRLDTAGLPAPSDLGETWVRLMGGPELADKKWVYRQYDHMIRTNTLVLPGSDAAVLRVKGTRKGIALSVDCNSRYCHLDPFVGGMIAVCEGARNVACSGAEPIGLSDCLNFGNPEKPEVMWQFRSAIEGMAKACETLGVPVVSGNVSFYNETMGKGIHPTPAVAMVGLLEDASKRRVQWFSADGDLILLAGADRLGVHLGGSLYLKEVHGKVAGTPPPVDLAHEKRLQEFLREAASADLVASAHDLAEGGFACALAEACISGPGSPMGARVQNPFPEATRPDFAMFSECQGAVLLSCAPAKRDALLDLARRFRITIRDLGVVGGECVDIEGLARVGAAELRTAWGKGFAAALGLEG, from the coding sequence ATGAAGGAGAAACCGGTCACGCCGGAACTGGCGCGGGAGCACGGCCTCTCCCCCGCGGAATACGGGACGGTCCTGGGGATCCTCGGGCGCACGCCGAGCCTCACCGAGCTCGGGATCTTCTCCGTCATGTGGAGCGAACACTGCTCCTACAAGAGTTCGCGGGTCCACCTGAAGAAATTCCCGACGAAGGGCCCCCGCGTGCTGCAGGGTCCCGGCGAGAACGCCGGGATCGTCGACATCGGCGACGGCCTCGCGGTCGTCTTCAAGATGGAGAGCCACAACCACCCGTCCTTCATCGAGCCGTACCAGGGGGCTGCGACGGGGGTGGGGGGGATCCTGCGGGACGTCTTCACCATGGGGGCCCGCCCCATCGCGTCGCTCAACTCCCTCCGCTTCGGCCGTCCCGACCATCCGCGGACGCGGTACCTGGTTTCCGGCGTGGTGTCGGGGATCGCGGGGTACGGCAACTGCATCGGCGTACCCACCGTCGGCGGGGAGGTCTCCTTCGACGAGTGCTACGACGGGAACATCCTCGTGAACGCGTTCACGCTCGGCGTGGTGCGCCACGAGCGGATCTGGCTCGGCACCGCCGCGGGGGTGGGAAACCCGGTCATCTACGTCGGGTCGAAGACCGGGCGCGACGGCATCCACGGGGCGACGATGGCCTCCGGCGAGTTCGACGAGAAGTCCGAGGAGAAGCGGCCCACCGTCCAGGTGGGGGATCCGTTCACGGAGAAGCTTCTCCTGGAGGCGTGCCTCGAGCTCATGCGCGGCGACGCGATCGTCGGGATCCAGGACATGGGCGCCGCGGGCCTCACCTCCTCCTCGTTCGAGATGGCTTCCCGCGGAGGAAGCGGGTTCCTGATGGACCTCGACCGGGTGCCGCAGCGCGAGGAGGGGATGACCCCCTACGAGTTGATGCTCTCGGAATCCCAGGAGCGGATGCTCATCGTGGCGAAGAAGGGACGGGAAGGCGAGGTCCGCGGGATCTTCGAGAAGTGGGACCTCGACGTCTCGGTGATCGGAGAGGTCACGGGGGACGGGATCGGCCGGGTGCGATGGCGGGGGAGGATGGTCGCGGAGATCCCGATCGCGGCGCTGACCGACAAAGCGCCCGTCTACGACCGGCCGGCGGAACGGCCGGAGGGGCAGGACGCCCTCCAGAGGCTCGACACCGCGGGGCTCCCGGCGCCGTCGGACCTCGGGGAGACGTGGGTGCGCCTGATGGGTGGCCCAGAGCTGGCCGACAAGAAGTGGGTCTACCGCCAGTACGACCATATGATCCGGACGAACACCCTGGTTCTCCCGGGGTCGGACGCGGCCGTGCTCCGGGTCAAGGGGACGCGGAAGGGGATCGCCCTGTCGGTCGACTGCAACAGCCGGTACTGCCACCTGGACCCGTTCGTCGGCGGGATGATCGCCGTGTGCGAGGGGGCCCGCAACGTCGCCTGCTCCGGCGCGGAGCCGATCGGGCTCTCGGACTGCCTGAACTTCGGCAACCCCGAAAAGCCGGAGGTCATGTGGCAATTCCGCTCCGCGATCGAGGGGATGGCGAAGGCGTGCGAGACCCTTGGCGTCCCGGTGGTCTCCGGAAACGTCTCCTTCTACAACGAGACGATGGGAAAGGGGATCCACCCCACCCCCGCCGTGGCGATGGTCGGGCTGCTCGAGGACGCATCGAAGCGGCGCGTCCAATGGTTCTCCGCCGACGGGGACCTCATTCTCCTGGCGGGGGCGGACCGGCTCGGCGTTCACCTGGGCGGGTCCCTCTACCTCAAGGAGGTCCATGGAAAGGTGGCCGGCACCCCGCCGCCGGTCGACCTCGCCCACGAGAAGCGGCTCCAGGAGTTCCTGCGGGAGGCCGCTTCTGCCGACCTCGTCGCCTCGGCGCACGACCTTGCGGAGGGGGGCTTCGCCTGCGCCCTCGCGGAGGCGTGCATCTCGGGCCCCGGGAGCCCGATGGGGGCGCGGGTCCAAAACCCGTTCCCGGAGGCGACCCGGCCGGATTTCGCCATGTTCTCGGAGTGCCAGGGGGCCGTCCTGCTCTCCTGCGCGCCGGCGAAACGGGACGCCCTCCTCGACCTTGCCCGCCGCTTCCGTATTACAATAAGGGATCTGGGCGTCGTCGGCGGGGAATGCGTCGACATCGAAGGCTTGGCGAGGGTAGGGGCCGCGGAACTCCGGACGGCGTGGGGCAAGGGGTTCGCGGCGGCCCTGGGCCTGGAAGGATAG
- the purQ gene encoding phosphoribosylformylglycinamidine synthase subunit PurQ, translating to MKTAVLVFPGSNCDHDAYHALKHVVGVDAEFVWHKQASLDGFDAVVIPGGFTYGDYLRTGAMAKLSPVMDAVRRFAEAGGPVLGICNGFQILLEAGLLPGAMIVNDSLRFVCDYVHLRAVTDRTPFTRGIPGGTILKIPVAHYQGNYYADERTLSALEERGQVVFRYCDPDGEVTRESNPNGSARNIAGICNEAGNVLGMMPHPERCAEEAMGSADGRRLFDAMVAWLGERTA from the coding sequence ATGAAGACCGCCGTCCTCGTATTTCCCGGCTCCAACTGCGACCACGACGCCTACCACGCCCTCAAGCACGTGGTGGGCGTGGACGCGGAGTTCGTCTGGCACAAGCAGGCCTCTCTCGACGGATTCGACGCCGTCGTCATCCCCGGGGGCTTCACCTACGGCGACTACCTGCGCACGGGGGCGATGGCGAAGCTCTCCCCCGTGATGGACGCGGTGCGCCGGTTCGCGGAGGCCGGGGGGCCGGTCCTCGGGATCTGCAACGGCTTCCAGATCCTGCTGGAGGCGGGACTTCTCCCGGGGGCGATGATCGTGAACGACTCCCTCCGGTTCGTCTGCGACTACGTGCACCTGCGCGCCGTCACGGACCGCACGCCGTTCACGCGGGGGATCCCCGGGGGGACGATCCTGAAGATCCCCGTCGCCCATTACCAGGGGAACTACTACGCGGACGAGCGGACCTTGTCCGCCCTCGAGGAGCGGGGCCAGGTGGTCTTCCGCTACTGCGACCCGGACGGGGAGGTGACGAGGGAGTCCAACCCGAACGGCTCCGCGCGGAACATCGCCGGGATCTGCAACGAGGCGGGAAACGTCCTCGGCATGATGCCCCACCCGGAACGGTGCGCGGAAGAGGCGATGGGCAGCGCCGACGGACGCCGCCTGTTCGACGCGATGGTCGCCTGGCTCGGGGAGAGGACGGCATGA
- the purS gene encoding phosphoribosylformylglycinamidine synthase subunit PurS, translating into MKAKIHVTLKRGVLDPQGKAIRASLSHLGIDGVEEVRVGKFMEITLKEIGVEEARRRLDEACRRLLANTVIEEYRIEIVG; encoded by the coding sequence GTGAAGGCGAAAATCCACGTCACGCTGAAGAGGGGGGTCCTCGACCCGCAGGGGAAAGCGATCCGCGCGTCGCTCTCCCACCTTGGGATCGACGGGGTCGAGGAGGTCCGTGTCGGAAAGTTCATGGAGATCACGCTGAAGGAGATCGGGGTCGAGGAAGCGCGCCGCCGCCTCGACGAGGCGTGCCGCCGCCTGCTGGCGAACACGGTGATCGAAGAGTACCGGATCGAGATCGTGGGGTAG
- the purB gene encoding adenylosuccinate lyase, protein MIERYTRPEMAAIWHDENRFRIWLDIEVLAMEAMVRKGWVPADALARVRKKASFDIPRINEIEKKVKHDVIAFLTSVAEHIGDDSRFLHVGMTSSDVLDTAFAVQMRQALTLLIREADAVFEVLKARALEHRGTVMIGRTHGIHAEPVTFGWKMALWADEVRRDIARLVRARDVISVGKISGAVGTFANIDPFVEEYVCRKLRLSPAPASTQVIQRDRHAEVFATLAIVASSLDKFSTEIRHLQRTEVLEVEEFFSAGQKGSSAMPHKRNPVLSENLSGLSRLLRGYSVTAMENMALWHERDISHSSAERVIAPDATILLHFALGRFRGMMEKLLVYPDRMRKNLESTHGLLYSQRVLLALAAKGFSREMAYEVVQRSAMKSWKTGRPLAALLWKDKDVRSVLPKKEFDALFDLDYYLKNIDGIIDRVFAGKGGKA, encoded by the coding sequence GTGATCGAACGGTACACGCGGCCGGAGATGGCGGCCATCTGGCACGACGAGAACCGGTTCCGGATCTGGCTCGATATAGAGGTCCTCGCCATGGAAGCGATGGTCCGCAAGGGGTGGGTCCCCGCGGACGCGCTCGCGCGGGTCCGGAAAAAGGCGTCCTTCGACATCCCGCGGATCAACGAGATCGAGAAGAAGGTCAAGCACGACGTCATCGCCTTCCTTACCTCCGTGGCCGAGCACATCGGCGACGACTCCCGCTTCCTCCACGTGGGGATGACGAGCTCCGACGTTCTGGACACCGCCTTCGCCGTCCAGATGCGGCAGGCCCTCACGCTCCTGATCCGCGAAGCGGACGCGGTCTTCGAAGTCCTGAAGGCCCGCGCCCTCGAGCACCGGGGCACCGTGATGATCGGCCGGACGCACGGCATCCACGCGGAGCCGGTGACGTTCGGGTGGAAGATGGCGCTGTGGGCCGACGAGGTGCGCCGCGACATCGCCCGCCTCGTTCGCGCGCGCGACGTGATCTCGGTCGGAAAGATCTCCGGGGCGGTCGGAACCTTCGCCAACATCGATCCCTTCGTGGAAGAGTACGTCTGCCGGAAGCTTCGGCTCTCGCCCGCGCCCGCCTCCACCCAGGTGATCCAGCGGGACCGGCACGCCGAGGTGTTCGCCACGCTCGCCATCGTCGCATCGTCCCTCGACAAGTTCTCCACGGAGATCCGCCACCTGCAGCGTACCGAGGTCCTCGAGGTGGAGGAGTTCTTCTCCGCGGGCCAGAAAGGCTCTTCCGCCATGCCTCACAAGCGGAATCCCGTTCTCTCCGAAAACCTCTCCGGCCTCTCGCGGCTGCTGCGCGGCTACTCCGTAACGGCGATGGAGAACATGGCGCTCTGGCACGAGCGGGACATCAGCCACTCCTCGGCGGAGCGGGTGATCGCCCCCGACGCCACCATCCTCCTCCACTTCGCCCTCGGGCGGTTCCGTGGGATGATGGAGAAGCTCCTCGTCTACCCCGACAGGATGCGGAAAAACCTCGAGAGCACCCACGGGCTCCTGTACTCGCAGCGCGTGCTTCTCGCCCTCGCCGCGAAGGGGTTCTCGAGGGAGATGGCGTACGAGGTGGTCCAGCGCTCCGCGATGAAGTCGTGGAAGACCGGGCGGCCGCTCGCGGCGCTCCTCTGGAAGGACAAGGACGTGCGGTCCGTGTTGCCGAAAAAGGAGTTCGACGCGCTGTTCGACCTCGACTACTACCTGAAGAACATCGACGGGATCATCGACCGGGTGTTCGCTGGAAAGGGAGGGAAGGCGTGA
- the dut gene encoding dUTP diphosphatase — protein sequence MGAECPIRVRLLRVGEESLPVYQTAGSAGMDLKADVDGEIVIPPMGRAMIPTGIALSMPSGVEGQVRPRSGLAIRHGVTCLNAPGTIDSDYRGEVCVILANFGEEPFPVRRGDRVAQIVFSRTLRARLEVVPELEGTPRGEGGFGHTGR from the coding sequence ATGGGAGCGGAATGCCCGATCCGGGTGCGGCTGCTCCGCGTTGGAGAGGAATCGCTCCCGGTATACCAGACGGCGGGGTCGGCCGGGATGGACCTGAAAGCCGACGTCGACGGGGAGATCGTCATCCCCCCGATGGGAAGGGCGATGATCCCGACGGGGATCGCCCTGTCGATGCCGTCGGGGGTCGAGGGTCAGGTGCGGCCGCGCAGCGGCCTGGCGATCCGCCACGGCGTGACGTGTCTCAACGCGCCGGGAACGATCGACTCCGACTACCGCGGCGAGGTGTGCGTGATCCTCGCGAACTTCGGGGAGGAACCGTTCCCCGTCCGGCGCGGGGATCGTGTCGCGCAGATCGTCTTCTCCCGGACGCTGCGGGCCCGACTCGAGGTCGTGCCGGAACTCGAGGGGACCCCGCGGGGCGAAGGCGGTTTCGGGCACACGGGGAGATAA
- a CDS encoding insulinase family protein, producing the protein MTVARTLLDNGVAIVTEQVPWLRSATVGIWVPVGSRAETPGESGVAHFIEHMLFKGTPRRRAVDISRAIESVGGTMNACTSREYTYFFAKSMEKDFPLLVDLLADIYRNSLFDEAELDRERGVILQEILMVDDTPEEYLHDYFNAAYWGGHPLGLPVQGSAESVGRFDRALLTGYFDDRFRRAGIVVTVVGNLRHAAVAEAFERALSPLPLGEPLVPVPPTEPVRGTFLKRRPLEQVHLCLGAPGISRRSERIYAMDVLNAILGGSSSSRLFQQVREERGLAYSVGSSLSAYADAGVVDIFAGTGRDTAAEVLSVAGDVVDALQRGGVTDEEVAFGKELIKGNTLLSLESTGYRMSCLAMNEMFLSRLEPPEAILDRVDAVTPEEVRALAAETLRRDRFTLAAVGDLPDAGLSF; encoded by the coding sequence ATGACGGTCGCCCGTACCCTTCTCGACAACGGCGTCGCCATCGTCACCGAGCAGGTCCCCTGGCTGCGTTCCGCCACCGTGGGGATCTGGGTGCCGGTGGGCTCGCGCGCGGAAACGCCGGGCGAAAGCGGCGTCGCGCATTTCATCGAGCACATGCTGTTCAAGGGGACGCCCCGCCGGAGGGCCGTGGACATCTCCAGGGCCATCGAATCGGTAGGCGGCACCATGAACGCCTGCACCTCCAGGGAGTACACCTACTTCTTCGCCAAGTCGATGGAAAAGGATTTTCCTCTTCTCGTGGACCTGCTTGCCGACATCTACCGGAACTCCCTCTTCGACGAGGCGGAACTGGACCGCGAGAGGGGCGTCATCCTCCAGGAGATCCTCATGGTGGACGACACGCCCGAGGAGTACCTCCACGATTATTTCAACGCGGCGTACTGGGGCGGGCATCCGCTGGGGCTTCCCGTGCAGGGGTCCGCGGAGAGCGTCGGGAGGTTCGACCGGGCCCTCCTTACGGGGTATTTCGACGACCGGTTCCGGCGGGCGGGGATCGTGGTGACGGTGGTGGGAAACCTCCGGCACGCCGCCGTGGCGGAGGCGTTCGAACGCGCTCTCTCCCCGCTCCCGCTCGGGGAGCCGCTGGTTCCCGTCCCTCCCACGGAGCCGGTGCGGGGGACGTTCCTCAAGCGGAGGCCCCTCGAGCAGGTGCACCTGTGCCTGGGCGCCCCCGGCATATCGCGTCGGAGCGAGCGGATCTACGCGATGGACGTGCTGAACGCGATTCTCGGGGGCAGTTCCAGCAGCCGCCTTTTCCAGCAGGTCCGCGAGGAGCGGGGGCTTGCGTACTCCGTCGGTTCCTCGCTGTCCGCCTACGCGGACGCCGGGGTCGTGGACATCTTCGCCGGCACGGGGCGGGATACCGCCGCCGAGGTGCTCTCCGTCGCGGGCGACGTGGTGGACGCCCTCCAGCGGGGCGGGGTCACGGACGAGGAGGTCGCGTTCGGCAAGGAGCTCATCAAGGGGAACACCCTTCTTTCGCTGGAAAGCACGGGGTACCGGATGTCGTGCCTCGCGATGAACGAGATGTTCCTCTCCCGCCTGGAACCCCCGGAGGCGATCCTCGACCGCGTGGACGCGGTGACCCCGGAGGAAGTGCGCGCGCTCGCGGCGGAGACGCTCCGCAGGGACCGGTTCACGCTGGCGGCCGTCGGGGACCTGCCCGACGCCGGCCTTTCCTTTTAG
- the pnp gene encoding polyribonucleotide nucleotidyltransferase: MRRESITVGNVYEIEVSGRNLSVESGRWARQAGGAAVVRYGESVVLVTACLSENPRPGIDFLPLVVDYVEKTSAVGKIPGGFFKREGRLSEYEILTSRMIDRPIRPLFPKGFYNEIQIVATVLSADKENDTGILAMIGASAALSISEIPFAGPIAGARVGRIDGKLVVNPVLPDFERSDLNIFVAGSRDAILMVEGEANEVSEEEVLDAILFAHRSLVPVLDLQERMAREIGKEKRVFEKKVLPEEDLRKIASIAEAPFAEAYAIREKQDRRKRIEAIGESVRAAFADEEHAEKGALISDALKSLEKKCVRGTILRERKRIDGRGLKDVRAISSEVGVLPRTHGSAVFTRGETQALVMATLGTSQDEQRIDSIMGDTTKSFMLHYNFPPFSVGEVKMLRGPGRREVGHGALAERAVSKVLPKNVDFPYTVRVVSEVLESNGSSSMATVCGASLAMMDAGVPTSGAVSGIAMGLIKEGDDVAVLSDILGDEDHLGDMDFKVAGTKNGVTAIQMDIKIGGVSREIMLSALRQAREGRLHILEKMNAVIDTHRADLSPYAPRIYVMMVKTDKIREIIGPGGKIIRGIQEQTGVKIDIDDDGTVKIAAVNADSARAAISIIEGITQTAEVGKVYEGRVRKIMDFGAFVELFPGTDGLLHVSQISKRRVNVADCFKEGDDVTVRVLEVDRDGKIRLSHKEFEEEGRFPEATGPPPGQDRDREKGDPGRDRGRDGGRGGGRGRR, translated from the coding sequence ATGAGAAGGGAATCCATCACTGTGGGAAACGTGTACGAAATCGAAGTATCCGGACGGAACCTGTCCGTCGAATCGGGTCGTTGGGCCCGCCAGGCCGGCGGCGCGGCGGTCGTCCGCTACGGGGAATCGGTCGTGCTGGTCACCGCCTGCCTCTCCGAGAACCCCCGCCCGGGCATCGACTTCCTCCCCCTGGTCGTCGACTACGTGGAGAAGACCTCCGCGGTCGGAAAGATCCCCGGCGGCTTCTTCAAGCGCGAGGGGAGGCTCTCCGAGTACGAGATCCTCACCTCCCGGATGATCGACCGGCCCATCCGCCCCCTCTTCCCGAAAGGGTTCTACAACGAGATCCAGATCGTCGCCACCGTGCTCTCCGCGGACAAGGAGAACGACACGGGGATCCTGGCCATGATCGGCGCCTCGGCCGCGCTCTCGATCTCCGAGATCCCCTTCGCCGGGCCGATCGCCGGGGCGCGGGTCGGCCGCATCGACGGGAAACTGGTGGTCAACCCCGTCCTCCCCGACTTCGAGCGGAGCGACCTGAACATCTTCGTCGCCGGAAGCCGCGACGCGATCCTGATGGTCGAGGGAGAGGCGAACGAGGTGTCCGAGGAGGAGGTCCTCGACGCGATCCTCTTCGCGCACCGGTCGCTGGTCCCGGTCCTCGATCTCCAGGAGCGGATGGCCCGGGAGATCGGCAAGGAGAAGCGCGTCTTCGAGAAGAAGGTCCTCCCGGAGGAAGACCTGCGGAAGATCGCGTCGATCGCCGAGGCTCCTTTCGCGGAGGCGTACGCCATCCGGGAGAAGCAGGACCGCCGCAAGCGGATCGAGGCGATCGGCGAGTCGGTCCGCGCCGCTTTCGCCGACGAGGAGCATGCGGAGAAGGGGGCGCTGATCTCCGACGCCCTGAAAAGCCTGGAAAAGAAGTGCGTCCGCGGGACGATCCTCCGGGAGCGGAAGCGGATCGACGGCCGCGGGCTGAAGGACGTCCGCGCCATCTCCAGCGAGGTGGGGGTCCTCCCCCGCACGCACGGCTCCGCCGTCTTCACCCGGGGCGAGACGCAGGCCCTGGTCATGGCCACCCTCGGGACGTCGCAGGACGAGCAGCGGATCGACTCGATCATGGGGGACACCACCAAGTCGTTCATGCTCCATTACAACTTCCCGCCCTTCAGCGTCGGGGAGGTCAAGATGCTGCGCGGTCCCGGCCGCCGCGAGGTCGGGCACGGGGCGCTCGCCGAGCGCGCCGTGTCGAAGGTGCTGCCGAAGAACGTCGACTTCCCCTACACGGTGCGCGTCGTATCGGAGGTCCTCGAGTCGAACGGGTCCTCCTCCATGGCCACGGTGTGCGGCGCGTCCCTCGCGATGATGGACGCCGGGGTCCCGACCTCCGGAGCCGTTTCCGGCATCGCGATGGGGCTCATCAAGGAGGGGGACGACGTCGCGGTCCTCTCCGACATCCTCGGGGACGAGGACCACCTGGGCGACATGGACTTCAAGGTGGCGGGAACGAAGAACGGGGTGACCGCCATCCAGATGGATATAAAGATCGGCGGCGTCAGCCGCGAAATCATGCTCTCCGCCCTCCGGCAGGCCCGCGAGGGCCGGCTCCACATCCTGGAGAAGATGAACGCCGTGATCGACACCCACCGCGCCGATCTCTCCCCCTACGCCCCCCGGATCTACGTCATGATGGTGAAGACCGACAAGATCCGGGAGATCATCGGCCCGGGAGGAAAGATCATCCGCGGGATCCAGGAGCAGACGGGCGTGAAGATCGACATCGACGACGACGGCACCGTGAAGATCGCCGCGGTGAACGCCGACTCGGCGCGTGCGGCCATCTCCATCATCGAGGGGATCACGCAGACCGCCGAGGTGGGAAAGGTCTACGAGGGAAGGGTGCGCAAGATCATGGATTTCGGCGCCTTCGTGGAACTCTTCCCGGGCACCGACGGCCTGCTCCACGTTTCCCAGATCTCGAAGCGCCGGGTCAACGTCGCGGACTGCTTCAAGGAGGGGGACGACGTCACCGTCCGCGTCCTCGAGGTGGACCGGGACGGGAAGATCCGTCTCTCCCACAAGGAGTTCGAGGAGGAGGGGAGGTTCCCCGAGGCCACGGGCCCGCCGCCGGGACAGGACCGGGACAGGGAGAAGGGCGACCCCGGCCGGGATCGCGGGCGGGACGGCGGCCGCGGCGGGGGAAGGGGACGCCGCTGA
- the rpsO gene encoding 30S ribosomal protein S15 → MSLVTEKKSDIIGKFRVHDTDTGSPEVQVALLTERINMITDHLKIHSKDFSTRRGLLKLVGQRRRLLDYLKSVESIRYKALLETLGLRK, encoded by the coding sequence ATGAGTCTTGTCACCGAGAAAAAGAGCGACATCATCGGAAAGTTCCGTGTTCATGACACGGACACCGGTTCCCCCGAGGTCCAGGTCGCGCTCCTGACGGAGCGGATCAACATGATCACGGACCACCTCAAGATCCACTCCAAGGATTTCAGCACGCGGCGGGGCCTGCTCAAGCTGGTCGGGCAGCGGCGGCGTCTGCTGGATTACCTGAAGTCGGTGGAATCGATCCGGTACAAGGCCCTTCTGGAGACGCTCGGTCTTCGCAAGTAG